GATGATGGCGGCAATCCGCACGGACCTGCCGAGCGTCTTCCTCTACGGCGGTTCGATTATGCCCGGCCAGCACAACGGCCGCGACGTGACCATCGTGCAGGTGTTCGAGGGCGTCGGCGCGTACGCAAGCGGCGACATGAGCGCGGAAGAACTGGACGACTTAGAACGCCACGCCTGCCCCGGCGCGGGGTCCTGCGGCGGGATGTTCACGGCGAACACGATGGCCTCCATCAGCGAAGCCATCGGCCTCGCTCCCCTCGGAAGCGCGAGCGCTCCAGCAGAACACGACGAACGCTACGACGTGGCCCGCCGCGCCGGCGAACTCGCCGTCGAAGTCATCCGCGAGGAACGTCGCCCCTCCGACATTCTCACCCGGGAATCCTTCGAGAACGCCATCGCCGTCCAGACGGCGATTGGCGGTTCGACGAATGGGGTGCTCCACCTGCTGGCGATGGCCGCAGAAGCGGGCATCGACCTCTCCATCGACGACTTCGACGAAATTTCCCGACGCACGCCGAAAATCGCCGACCTCCAACCCGGCGGCACGAGCGTCATGAACGACCTCCACGAGATTGGGGGCGTCCCGGTGGTCATCCGTCGCCTGTTGGAAGCGGGTCTCATCCATGGTGACGCCATGACCGTCACCGGCCGCACCATCGCCGAGGAATTGGAACAGCTCGACCTGCCCGCAGACGAGGACATCGAGGCCGATTTCCTCTACACCGTCGAAGAACCAAAGCAGGCAGAGGGAGCCATCAAGATTCTCAAGGGCAATCTCGCTCCCGACGGAGCCGTCCTCAAAGTGACTGGCGACGACAAGTTCCACCACGAGGGCCCTGCGCGTATCTTCGAAAACGAAGAAGACGCGATGGCCTACGTCCAGGAGGGCCACATCGAGTCGGGCGACGTCATCGTCATCAGAAACGAGGGCCGCGCGGCGGCCCTGGCATGCGTGAGATGCTCGGCGTCACCGCCGCCGTCGTCGGCGCGGGCCACGAAGACGACGTCGCCCTCCTCACTGACGGTCGGTTCTCGGGCGGGACGCGCGGCCCCATGATTGGCCACGTCGCCCCCGAGGCGTTCGTCGGCGGGCCAATCGCGGCACTCGAAGACGGCGACATCGTCACGGTGGACATCCCCGAACGAACCCTCGAAGTGGACCTTACGGACGCGGAACTCGCCGCCCGCCTCGACGACTGGGAGGCCCCCGCGCCCGCCTACGATTCTGGCGTCCTCGCGAAGTACGGCCAACTGTTCGACTCGGCGGCCAACGGTGCGGTCACCAATCCCGGCGCGAAGCGCGACTAAGCGTCCTTTTTCTTCCCGGTTGACGTAGGTCTCCTATGCGCGTGCTCATCGCTGGCGCGACAGGTGTTCTCGGTCGCCGTCTCGTCGCAGACTGCGTGGAGCGCGGCCACGAGGTCATAGGCCTCGCCCGCGACCGGGACGGGGCGTGGAGTGTCAGACGTGCCGGTGGAACGGCGCGATACGGCGACGTGCTCGACCGGGAGTCGCTGTCCGCCGCCGCGACGGGTGCGGATGTCGTCATCAACGCCGCGACGGCCATTCCAACCTCTGCGCGACCACGACGCACCGAGTGGCGGCTCAACGACCGCGTCCGACGCGAGGGAACCCGAAATCTCACTGAGGTCGCCGTCGAAGCTGGCGTTTCCCAGTTCATCCAGCAGAGCATCGTCTGGGTCGCCCGCCAACCGGACGGGAGCGACTTCGACGAGGACTCGACGCCACACCCCGACCGCACGACGGCGTCCGCCCTCGACGCAGAACACATCGTGACCGCGGCGGGGACGACCCACGGGTTCGACACCACGCTGTTGCGCTGTGGCTGGTTCTATTCTGCGGACAGTGCCCAGACACAGGCCATCGCCCGTGGCTTGCTCGCCCGACGGATGCCGATTATCGGCCGCGGCGACGCCCGAATGAGCCACATTCACGTCGCAGACGCGAGTACCGCGTTCGTCACCGCGATGGAAACCGGCGTCGCGGGACGCTATCACATCGTAGACGACGCGCCCGTCAGCATGGCCCACTACCTCGGGACGTTCGCCCTCGCCCTCGGCGCACCTGAACCACGACACATCCCGCCGCTGCTCGGCCGACTGGTCGCCGGCGGCGACGTCGTGCGCTTTCTCACCCAACCGATGCCAACCAGCGCGACCCGATTCCACGACGCAACTGGGTGGACGCCTCGATATCCCACGATAACCGAGGGCCTGCCCGCCGTCTGCGAGGAGTGGCGCGGCGCTGGCGTCGTGGTCGAAACCGACACCGGCACCGCCTGGGCCGCCGCCTGACCCGACGACCAGACCGGAACCATTTGGACGCCCCGGTGCCATGACTCCAGTATGTCACTCATCGATACGACAATGGCCGTCTTTCACATGCTCTTCGCCGGCCTCTGGGTCGGCGGGACGCTCTTCTTCGTCGGCATCGTCCTCCCCGCCGCTCGCGCCGGACAGATGAGCACCGACGGCCTGAAGTGGATCGCCGGCCGCTTCACCACGATTACCACCGCGTCGATTCTCCTCTTGCTCATCACCGGCGGCCACCTCGCCGGCACCTTCTACACCTTCGAGGGTCTTGCCACGACAGGACGGGGCCACCTCGTCGTCTCGATGGTCGTCCTCTGGCTGATTCTCGCCGGCCTCCTCCAGGTCGGCCTCCGCCGCCTCCGCCGGGAACTCGGCAGCGTGACCGCCAAGGTGGCCGTCGAACAGAACCTCCCGCTGTTCTTCACCGCCGGTATCGTCGCGTTCGCACTGCTCGTCGTCGCTGGATTACTCTAAACTGCTGAAAAACGAACCGCGTCGTCGAAACCGCGTGGCCGCTTCCCAGATTAGCTCTGGAACGGCTCGCCGTCGCGGTGGTTGTCCGGATTCTCCGCTTTCTCGGCTTCCTGCTCGCGCTGTTGGTCCTCGCGTTCGAGCTTCTCCTGCTTTCGCTCTTTTTCGTGCTCTTTGCGGGCTTCACGCTGCTTCTCTTCTGCTTCTGCCTTCGTTTCGGATTTGTCGTCGGACATAGTTTTCTGGTATCAGACCACAGGTCGTTTGCGACGGTACAGTCGCACCAGTGCTTCACCGGCTAGCCCCACCGCACTCCACCGCATGGAGAGCGTGGCCGCACCGATGAGCATAGCGGCGACTTTCGGTTCCCCCCGCTTAAACGCCATGGCCGCCTCGACCAGCATCGAAACCGTGCTGAGTCGCTTGGCGCTGTTCGAGTTAAGGAATTTCATCAACCCCATACCCATGCTTACGTCAGTCTCACTTATTTTCTCTTGGGCCGTGAAAGTGGTAATTCCGGGCCGGAGAAGCGTTCTTGCTTGCGAGTGCAAGTTCCGAGACAGTCTCGCTTGCTGGTGCAAGGTGGGTGAAACTGCGTCTTCATTTTTGCTCGCGTGGAATCCAGTCGCTCCCTATCCTGCGCTCGCTACCGCTCGCGTGAAACGCTGAGATGAATCTCAGCTCCATCCACCAATCAGTCGCTCCTTCGTTTGCTTCGCTCCGCTCAGCAAACCACCGTCACTCCCGAAGGTCGTGACGAAATCCGCACTCACTCTGTTCGTGCGGACCGCTGTTGCTCACTGCGTTCGCAACATGCCTTGCGCTCGCTACCGCTCGCGCAAGACGCCAAGGCTCGTTCCACAAATCAGTTGGCGCTCGAAAGTGAGCGCCAGCAGAATTAATGTGGGACCGCCGTTGCTCCCTCCGGTCGCAACGTGCTTCACGCTCACTGACGCTCGCGTGAAACGCTGAGATGAATCTCAAGCTTCATC
This sequence is a window from Haladaptatus sp. QDMS2. Protein-coding genes within it:
- a CDS encoding NAD(P)-dependent oxidoreductase, whose product is MRVLIAGATGVLGRRLVADCVERGHEVIGLARDRDGAWSVRRAGGTARYGDVLDRESLSAAATGADVVINAATAIPTSARPRRTEWRLNDRVRREGTRNLTEVAVEAGVSQFIQQSIVWVARQPDGSDFDEDSTPHPDRTTASALDAEHIVTAAGTTHGFDTTLLRCGWFYSADSAQTQAIARGLLARRMPIIGRGDARMSHIHVADASTAFVTAMETGVAGRYHIVDDAPVSMAHYLGTFALALGAPEPRHIPPLLGRLVAGGDVVRFLTQPMPTSATRFHDATGWTPRYPTITEGLPAVCEEWRGAGVVVETDTGTAWAAA